A part of Streptomyces sp. NBC_01451 genomic DNA contains:
- a CDS encoding winged helix-turn-helix transcriptional regulator translates to MSPRRSYDQYCSTARALDAVGDRWTLLIVRELLAGPRRYTDLHTDLPGVSTDVLASRLKDMERDGLATRRRLPPPGAASVYELTGRGRRLLPVLQALGEWGAPELGERRATDAVRAHWFALPLLRGLDAVGDGAGGDVLVEVRLEEGEFHLYVGAEDVPVYGAGPAPEEPDARLSMDTGTCAAVGRGDLGVLDAVRSGRIEVTGEGTLAKALREA, encoded by the coding sequence ATGTCACCGCGCCGAAGCTACGACCAGTACTGTTCCACCGCTCGCGCCCTCGACGCCGTCGGCGACCGCTGGACCCTCCTGATCGTCCGGGAGCTGCTGGCCGGTCCGCGCCGCTACACCGACCTGCACACGGATCTGCCGGGCGTCAGCACGGACGTACTGGCCTCGCGGCTGAAGGACATGGAACGCGACGGCCTCGCGACCCGGCGCCGGCTGCCCCCGCCGGGAGCCGCGTCCGTCTACGAACTCACCGGCCGCGGGCGGCGGTTGCTGCCGGTGCTCCAGGCGCTGGGGGAGTGGGGCGCGCCCGAACTGGGCGAGCGCCGGGCCACGGACGCCGTACGGGCGCACTGGTTCGCGCTCCCGTTGCTGCGCGGCCTGGACGCGGTGGGCGACGGGGCGGGCGGGGACGTGCTCGTCGAAGTCCGGCTGGAGGAGGGCGAGTTCCACCTGTACGTCGGCGCGGAGGACGTTCCGGTGTACGGCGCCGGGCCGGCCCCCGAGGAGCCCGACGCCCGTCTGTCGATGGACACCGGCACGTGTGCTGCGGTCGGCCGGGGAGACCTGGGCGTGCTGGACGCCGTACGGAGCGGACGCATCGAGGTGACCGGAGAGGGCACCCTCGCCAAGGCCCTGCGCGAGGCCTGA
- a CDS encoding VWA domain-containing protein encodes MITRQRLAAGACALLTALAAGIAVPAEAVADEITALAPKVNLLLDVSGSMRARDIDGQSRMAAAKQAFNEVLDATPEEVQLGIRTLGANYPGDDRKEGCKDTAQLYPVGPLDRVEAKAAVATLTPTGWTPIGPALLKAADDLDGGEGTKRIVLISDGEDTCAPLDPCEVAREIAAKGIGLTIDTLGLVPNTKMRQQLSCIAEATGGTYTSVEHTDELADKVNQLVVRAADPVVTPVAVEGAAGCTDAPAVKSGLYTDREEFGQQRWYRVDVEPGKELRASVSVSADRAVNPDYGVLLRAMTVHGREIVRGEGNGTGRTDVVSTGLRYAKAEADDEDDESVAETVCLQVTNSFSAAGGVKTTPGLPLELTVDVVDGPSRASDVASFGLGRGWWLLGTLVLIGFLTGVLWGWISRLRVSVWRTN; translated from the coding sequence ATGATCACAAGACAACGGCTGGCGGCGGGCGCCTGCGCCCTGCTCACCGCCCTGGCGGCCGGGATCGCGGTCCCGGCCGAAGCCGTCGCCGACGAAATCACCGCACTCGCGCCCAAGGTCAACCTCCTTCTCGACGTCAGCGGTTCGATGCGGGCCCGGGACATAGACGGCCAGTCGCGGATGGCCGCGGCGAAGCAGGCGTTCAACGAGGTACTGGACGCGACACCCGAGGAGGTCCAGCTCGGCATCCGCACGCTGGGCGCCAACTACCCCGGCGACGACCGCAAGGAGGGCTGCAAGGACACCGCGCAGCTCTACCCGGTGGGCCCGCTCGACCGCGTCGAGGCCAAGGCGGCGGTCGCGACCCTCACGCCCACCGGCTGGACGCCGATCGGCCCCGCCCTGCTGAAGGCCGCCGACGACCTCGACGGCGGCGAGGGCACCAAGCGCATCGTGCTGATCAGCGACGGCGAGGACACCTGCGCGCCGCTCGACCCGTGCGAGGTGGCCCGGGAGATCGCTGCCAAGGGCATCGGCCTCACCATCGACACCCTCGGCCTGGTCCCGAACACCAAGATGCGCCAGCAGCTGAGCTGTATCGCGGAGGCGACCGGCGGGACCTACACGTCGGTCGAGCACACCGACGAACTCGCCGACAAGGTCAACCAGTTGGTCGTCCGGGCCGCCGACCCGGTGGTGACGCCGGTGGCCGTCGAGGGCGCGGCCGGGTGCACGGACGCCCCGGCGGTGAAGTCCGGTCTGTACACGGACCGTGAGGAGTTCGGACAGCAGCGCTGGTACCGCGTCGACGTCGAGCCGGGGAAGGAACTGCGCGCCTCGGTGAGCGTGTCCGCCGACCGGGCCGTCAACCCCGACTACGGGGTGCTGCTGCGGGCGATGACTGTGCACGGCCGTGAGATCGTCCGCGGCGAGGGCAACGGCACCGGCCGTACCGACGTCGTCTCGACGGGCCTGCGCTACGCGAAGGCGGAGGCCGACGACGAGGATGACGAGTCGGTGGCCGAGACCGTGTGTCTCCAGGTCACCAACTCCTTCTCGGCGGCCGGTGGCGTGAAGACCACGCCCGGTCTGCCGCTCGAACTGACCGTCGACGTCGTCGACGGCCCGAGCCGGGCGAGCGACGTGGCCTCCTTCGGCCTCGGCCGCGGCTGGTGGCTGCTGGGCACGCTCGTCCTGATCGGTTTCCTCACGGGTGTCCTGTGGGGCTGGATCTCGCGCCTGCGGGTCTCGGTATGGAGGACCAACTGA